The proteins below come from a single Miscanthus floridulus cultivar M001 chromosome 1, ASM1932011v1, whole genome shotgun sequence genomic window:
- the LOC136462400 gene encoding uncharacterized protein, protein MGPHPGTIAHRAHALPTSTMPRSTPVLVRLGADSMAATPSVSLSTGSMKTVVASLGSSSSPSTSPVAFFLAHSSSSSTRALLDSVSTTCIAAYWSRTTDDAGPRGGQGPPPPPPPPRLPRSRTVRGGGATVSPVRPSSHYQRWNSLGVLTEFGECWSWQAWAGVALSRSCGVVMMATHHDALWAKLHELELELAAYKLLRAARGDGDDAGFAFADEAETPGGDSTCRGRQYDAYMRRRDARRVAASAEQQQQPTNNKAQQARGVHAAGAGRTTPMSPRSALRCAARDTQEAGATPRVVITPAKRMPAMSSIPSTPRKEVTGAALPRSTTVRGGGGATGSPVRLSSHHQRRNSLGVLAEFGECATLRLFLKRGTGTGGAATPARLRATRVHDLPTLDVAITPRPLPQQQQEEEELGHTHAHTQAPRHIRSVSELPFETTALASPQARARKRWGSPKRPTAMFSDSHRDLSKGLKKLLSFMRKGGRSGGDGVGRALVTRRGGGRKGVGWESDSILVVINKN, encoded by the exons ATGGGGCCCCATCCGGGCACCATAGCCCACCGCGCCCACGCCTTGCCTACCTCCACAATGCCAAGGTCCACGCCTGTCTTGGTCCGCCTGGGCGCCGACTCCATGGCCGCGACGCCGTCCGTCTCCCTGAGCACCGGCAGCATGAAGACGGTGGTCGCCTCG CtagggtcctcctcctccccctccacctCTCCGGTCGCCTTCTTCCTGGCGCACTCCAGCTCGAGCTCCACGCGCGCCCTGCTAGACTCGGTCTCCACCACCTGCATCGCGGCGTACTGGAGCCGCACCACCGATGACGCCGGGCCGCGAGGCGgacagggtcctcctcctccccctccacctccCCGGCTGCCGAGGAGCAGGACGGTGAGAGGCGGCGGCGCGACAGTGAGCCCGGTGAGGCCGTCGTCGCACTACCAGAGGTGGAATAGCCTCGGCGTGCTCACCGAGTTTGGCGAGTGCTGGAGTTGGCAGGCATGGGCTGGAGTTGCTCTCTCTCGTTCGTGCGGTGTGGTGATGATGGCGACCCACCACGACGCGCTATGGGCGAAGCTGCacgagctggagctggagctcgCGGCGTACAAGCTCCTGCGCGCCGCGCGCGGGGATGGGGACGACGCGGGTTTCGCTTTCGCGGACGAGGCCGAGACGCCGGGGGGCGACAGCACCTGCCGTGGCAGGCAGTATGACGCCTACATGCGCCGGCGCGACGCCAGGCGCGTGGCCGCGTcggccgagcagcagcagcaaccgacGAATAATAAGGCTCAGCAAGCTCGGGGCGTGCACGCTGCGGGGGCGGGACGCACCACGCCGATGAGCCCGCGTAGTGCGCTCCGGTGCGCGGCTCGCGACACGCAGGAGGCGGGCGCCACGCCGCGGGTGGTCATCACCCCAGCGAAGAGGATGCCGGCCATGTCGTCCATCCCGAGCACCCCGAGAAAGGAAGTCACCGGCGCGGCGCTGCCGAGGAGCACGACGgtgagaggcggcggcggcgcgacagGGAGCCCGGTGAGGCTGTCGTCGCACCACCAGAGGCGGAACAGCCTCGGCGTGCTCGCCGAGTTCGGCGAGTGCGCCACGCTGAGGCTGTTCCTGAAACGCGGCACGGGCACCGGCGGCGCGGCCACGCCGGCCAGGCTGCGGGCGACACGGGTGCACGACTTACCGACCCTCGACGTGGCCATCACCCCGAGGCCGTTgccccagcagcagcaggaggaggaggagctcggcCACACCCACGCGCACACCCAGGCGCCGCGCCACATCCGGTCCGTGTCGGAGCTGCCGTTCGAGACGACGGCGCTGGCCTCGCCGCAGGCGCGGGCGAGGAAACGGTGGGGCAGCCCGAAGAGGCCAACGGCGATGTTCTCCGACTCGCACAGGGACCTGTCCAAGGGGCTCAAGAAGCTGCTGAGCTTCATGAGGAAAGGTGGCAGGAGCGGTGGCGACGGCGTGGGGCGTGCGCTGGTGACGCGGCGCGGTGGTGGACGCAAGGGGGTGGGGTGGGAGAGTGACAGCATTTTGGTAGTTATCAACAAAAACTGA